One stretch of Arachis duranensis cultivar V14167 chromosome 1, aradu.V14167.gnm2.J7QH, whole genome shotgun sequence DNA includes these proteins:
- the LOC107474196 gene encoding uncharacterized protein LOC107474196, giving the protein MRVITSFISVFFTFSFLLLIPLSTPQVLHDSSSSNNVATISPRTLDAILQDCAFKALIKPKTGTPYDAQVPKNLSGVSVSALRLRSGSLRNRGFKSYKEFQIPIGVLEQPYVKRLVLVYHNLGNLSENFYPLPGYSYLAPVLGLLAYSGANLTGQDLPELNLVTSDNSILINFKDVKKFPIGLVPKCVFFDLHGSVQFDILLPGNVCFTTEQGHFSIVVESSKIAPSPEPAAVAANFGDEHNHHHGGNKDMSKVWIIVASVFGGCIVFIILSLLIVRVKRAKRSMRIQQLEFAAESDETLHMASIGGTKAPLAVGTRTRPMIENDYIP; this is encoded by the coding sequence ATGAGGGTCATAACCAGTTTCATTTCAGTGTTCTTCACATTCTCATTCCTTCTCTTGATTCCACTCTCAACCCCTCAAGTTCTTCATGATTCGTCTAGCAGCAACAATGTAGCAACAATTTCACCAAGAACCCTTGATGCAATTCTTCAAGATTGTGCCTTTAAGGCACTAATTAAGCCAAAAACTGGGACACCCTACGATGCACAAGTCCCCAAGAATCTCTCTGGGGTTAGTGTCTCAGCATTGAGGCTAAGAAGTGGTAGTTTGAGGAATAGAGGCTTCAAATCCTACAAAGAATTTCAGATCCCAATTGGGGTTCTTGAACAACCCTATGTTAAAAGGCTTGTCTTGGTTTACCACAATTTGGGAAATTTATCTGAAAATTTTTACCCTTTACCTGGTTACTCATATTTGGCACCAGTTCTCGGCCTTTTAGCTTATAGTGGTGCCAATTTAACAGGTCAAGATTTGCCTGAACTCAATTTAGTTACTTCTGATAACTCAATTTTGATTAACTTCAAGGATGTGAAGAAATTTCCCATTGGTTTGGTTCCAAAATGTGTGTTCTTTGATCTACATGGTTCAGTTCAGTTTGATATTTTGTTACCTGGAAATGTTTGTTTCACAACAGAACAAGGGCACTTCTCAATTGTTGTTGAGAGCAGCAAGATTGCACCTTCACCGGAACCGGCTGCTGTCGCCGCTAACTTTGGCGACGAACACAATCATCATCATGGTGGGAACAAGGACATGTCTAAGGTTTGGATCATTGTTGCATCTGTGTTTGGAGGGTGCATTGTGTTCATCATATTGagtttgttgattgttagagtTAAGAGAGCAAAGAGGAGCATGAGGATTCAGCAATTGGAATTTGCAGCTGAGAGCGATGAAACTTTGCATATGGCATCAATTGGTGGAACTAAAGCACCATTGGCTGTGGGAACTAGAACAAGGCCAATGATTGAAAATGATTACATTCCTTAG
- the LOC107474205 gene encoding uncharacterized protein LOC107474205 encodes MAYRRRPQQGFSKPSSTFEFDDDSFRNPPQPRSPSYSSASSTSDQNDIDAAAFTSSPSSLAAKAIRASSARRDSSLSSVYGHSNFSPKSNNSNNNSVNASSNSQHQYSTTTAPSQYKEARAYEYTSMKNLNESKNGFWGALARKAKSIIDDDNITPQSEAPGATRSQVPGIASRGKFQNSNHLEESNLKRDGPTFFKGLDAITSSLTQIGGTIGKSLEEGFTKVENRTSDIIQETRKHIRKKPGNSVGQDQETNHSSKLQQPQLQTQMSPMETNQELQLKASRDVAMAMAAKAKLLLRELKTVKADLAFAKDRCAQLEEENKILRENRERGDNHDDDDLIRLQLETLLAEKARLAHDNSVYARENRFLREVVEYHQLTMQDVVYFDESNEEVTEVNPLNLPPVPSDTNISMSSELARGISSISVKDAKISEATIKGSKSSEVIKSISSITGKDPN; translated from the exons ATGGCGTATAGGAGGAGACCACAGCAAGGGTTTTCGAAGCCTTCTTCAACCTTCGAGTTCGACGACGACTCGTTTCGTAACCCACCGCAGCCACGCTCACCTTCATACTCTTCTGCTTCTTCTACTTCTGACCAAAACGACATCGATGCCGCTGCCTTTACCtcctctccctcttctctcgCCGCGAAAGCGATTAGGGCTTCTTCGGCGCGACGCGATTCCTCGCTTTCTTCTGTGTACGGTCACTCCAATTTCTCACCTAAaagcaacaacagcaacaacaatagcGTCAACGCTTCTTCCAATTCTCAACATCAATATAGTACCACCACTGCTCCCTCCCAATATAAG GAGGCAAGAGCCTATGAATATACTTCCATGAAGAACCTGAATGAGTCCAAGAATGGATTTTGGGGTGCTCTGGCCAGGAAAGCCAAATCaattattgatgatgataaCATAACTCCACAATCTGAAGCACCAGGGGCGACAAGGTCACAAGTTCCTGGCATAGCGTCTCGGGGAAAG TTCCAAAATTCAAATCACTTGGAGGAAAGTAATCTCAAAAGGGATGGGCCAACATTTTTCAAGGGATTGGATGCTATCACATCTTCTCTTACTCAGATTGGTGGCACCATTGGTAAATCTCTGGAG GAGGGTTTTACAAAAGTTGAGAATCGGACTTCAGATATCATTCAGGAAACTCGTAAGCATATCAGGAAAAAGCCTGGCAATTCTGTAGGACAGGATCAGGAAACAAACCATTCTTCTAAGCTTCAGCAACCCCAGTTGCAGACCCAGATGTCACCAATGGAAACAAACCAAGAACTTCAATTGAAGGCTTCTCGCGAC GTTGCAATGGCAATGGCTGCCAAAGCAAAACTGCTTCTTCGGGAGTTGAAGACCGTGAAAGCTGATCTAGCTTTTGCAAAGGATCGATGTGCCCAgcttgaagaagaaaataaaatcctcCGTGAGAACCGTGAAAGAGGAGACAACCATGACGATGATGATTTG ATACGACTTCAACTTGAAACTCTTCTGGCTGAAAAAGCTCGCTTGGCCCATGATAACTCCGTTTATGCCCGAGAGAATCGTTTTCTAAGGGAGGTTGTTGAATATCACCAACTCACTATGCAGGATGTTGTCTACTTTGATGAGAGCAATGAGGAAGTTACTGAAGTTAACCCTCTGAACTTACCCCCAGTGCCTTCAGACACCAACATCAGCATGAGTTCAGAATTGGCAAGAGGCATCTCGTCAATCTCTGTAAAGGATGCGAAGATTTCAGAAGCTACTATAAAGGGCTCCAAAAGTTCTGAGGTGATTAAAAGTATTTCCTCAATCACAGGAAAGGATCCAAATTGA